The Peribacillus sp. FSL P2-0133 genome has a segment encoding these proteins:
- the hflK gene encoding FtsH protease activity modulator HflK: MVSLKRIYTITGLVFLILILGVVAISTWYTVDESDQAVIMTFGKVEQTITEPGLHFKLPWPVQSVEKLSKETFSLKFGYKEEDGEVKDYPSETKMITGDENIVLADLVVQWKITDPPKYLYNADDPEKILYDTTSAALRSIIGSTKIDDALTSGKAQIEADVRDLLSQLMEKYDVGISISAVKLQDVELPNEEVRKAFTNVTDARETANTKINEADKYENKRMNEAEGEKDALISQANGDKAARTEAARGDVAVFEKLLSEYKGNKGITKDRLIIETLEEVMPNAEIYIMNDDGNTMKYLPLRSLEKEETKKTPAPDEAAIPEEETKIGNASEEKATGEGGTKQ; encoded by the coding sequence ATCGTTAGCTTAAAAAGGATATATACGATCACAGGACTTGTCTTTCTTATTTTAATTTTAGGTGTAGTTGCGATATCGACCTGGTACACGGTTGATGAATCCGATCAAGCTGTCATAATGACGTTTGGTAAAGTGGAGCAAACGATAACGGAACCAGGACTTCACTTTAAACTGCCTTGGCCCGTTCAATCGGTCGAGAAATTATCCAAAGAAACATTCAGTCTTAAATTTGGATATAAGGAAGAGGATGGAGAGGTGAAGGATTACCCGAGTGAGACTAAAATGATTACGGGTGATGAAAATATTGTGCTGGCCGACCTGGTGGTCCAGTGGAAAATCACCGACCCTCCAAAATATCTATACAATGCGGATGATCCAGAAAAAATATTATACGATACGACTTCAGCTGCATTACGGAGCATTATCGGCAGCACGAAAATCGATGATGCCCTTACATCCGGTAAAGCGCAAATCGAAGCGGATGTACGCGATTTATTGTCACAGCTAATGGAGAAATATGATGTCGGGATTTCCATATCTGCGGTTAAACTCCAGGACGTGGAGTTGCCGAATGAGGAAGTGCGGAAAGCATTTACCAATGTAACGGATGCCCGGGAAACTGCGAATACGAAAATCAACGAAGCGGATAAATATGAAAATAAGCGTATGAATGAAGCGGAAGGGGAAAAAGATGCCCTCATTTCACAGGCTAATGGGGATAAGGCTGCCCGTACGGAAGCTGCCCGCGGTGATGTAGCTGTTTTTGAAAAATTACTCAGTGAGTATAAGGGCAATAAGGGGATTACGAAGGACCGCCTTATTATTGAAACCCTTGAGGAAGTAATGCCGAATGCAGAGATTTATATTATGAATGATGATGGAAACACTATGAAGTACTTGCCGCTTCGCTCGCTCGAAAAGGAGGAAACGAAAAAAACTCCTGCCCCTGATGAAGCCGCTATACCCGAAGAAGAAACGAAAATAGGGAATGCATCGGAAGAAAAAGCGACAGGGGAAGGGGGCACTAAACAATGA
- the icd gene encoding NADP-dependent isocitrate dehydrogenase, producing the protein MAGHLTFEFESEVRDMTQSQKITVTNGALNVPNNPIVPYIEGDGIGPDIWAAASRVLDAAVEKAYNGEKKIEWKEVLAGQKAFDQTGEWLPQETLDVINEYLIAIKGPLTTPIGGGIRSLNVALRQVLDLFVCLRPVRYFDGVPSPVKRPEDTDMVIFRENTEDIYAGIEYAKGSDQAKKLIDFLQNEFGVTNIRFPETSGIGIKPISEEGTKRLVRSALNYAIKEGRKSLTLVHKGNIMKFTEGAFKTWGYEVAEQEFADKVFTWNQYDKIKEAEGTEAANKAQSAAEAEGKIIVKDSIADIFLQQILTRPKEFDVVATMNLNGDYISDALAAQVGGIGIAPGANINYETGHAIFEATHGTAPKYAGLDKVNPSSVLLSGVLLLEHLGWNEAADSITKSVEQTIASKVVTYDFARLMEGATEVKCSEFADELIKNLK; encoded by the coding sequence ATGGCAGGCCATCTAACCTTTGAATTTGAATCGGAGGTAAGAGACATGACACAAAGCCAAAAAATCACAGTTACTAACGGTGCTCTTAACGTACCAAACAATCCAATCGTTCCTTATATTGAGGGAGACGGAATCGGTCCTGATATCTGGGCTGCAGCATCCCGCGTTTTAGACGCAGCAGTTGAAAAAGCGTACAATGGCGAAAAGAAAATCGAATGGAAAGAAGTTTTAGCTGGACAAAAAGCATTTGACCAAACGGGCGAATGGCTTCCACAAGAAACTCTTGATGTCATTAACGAATATCTAATCGCTATTAAAGGACCTCTTACAACTCCAATCGGTGGCGGTATCCGCTCATTGAACGTTGCATTGCGTCAAGTATTGGACTTATTCGTATGTCTTCGTCCAGTACGTTACTTTGATGGTGTACCTTCACCGGTTAAACGTCCTGAAGACACTGACATGGTCATCTTCCGTGAAAACACTGAAGATATCTATGCTGGTATCGAATATGCAAAAGGTTCTGACCAAGCGAAGAAATTAATCGACTTCCTACAAAATGAATTCGGTGTTACAAACATCCGTTTCCCAGAAACTTCTGGTATCGGGATCAAACCGATCTCTGAAGAAGGAACGAAACGTCTTGTTCGCTCTGCACTTAACTATGCGATCAAAGAAGGCCGTAAGTCATTAACGCTTGTTCATAAAGGTAACATCATGAAATTCACTGAAGGTGCATTCAAAACTTGGGGTTATGAAGTTGCAGAACAAGAATTCGCCGATAAAGTGTTCACATGGAACCAATATGACAAAATTAAAGAAGCTGAAGGCACTGAAGCTGCTAACAAAGCACAATCTGCTGCTGAAGCTGAAGGCAAAATCATCGTTAAAGATTCCATTGCTGATATCTTCTTACAACAAATCCTGACTCGTCCTAAAGAGTTTGATGTTGTTGCAACAATGAACTTGAACGGAGATTACATTTCTGATGCATTAGCTGCACAAGTTGGCGGAATCGGTATCGCTCCAGGAGCAAACATCAACTACGAAACTGGACATGCCATCTTCGAAGCAACTCACGGAACGGCTCCTAAATATGCTGGTCTTGATAAAGTTAACCCATCTTCAGTTCTTCTTTCAGGCGTTCTTTTACTTGAGCACCTTGGCTGGAACGAAGCTGCAGACAGCATCACTAAATCAGTGGAACAAACAATTGCTTCTAAAGTTGTTACATACGACTTTGCCCGCCTAATGGAAGGTGCAACTGAAGTTAAATGTTCTGAGTTCGCAGACGAGCTTATCAAAAACCTTAAATAA
- a CDS encoding protease modulator HflC — protein sequence MSGKIIDFSELKKGDFHWRGYVRIGIFLIIFIALLLIILTNVYIVKEGEYKVVRQFGEVVRIDKTPGLKAKVPFIQSVMTLPKYQMTSDVSEAEINTKDKKRMLIDNYAVWRIEDPKKLITNARTLENAETKMEEFIYSAVRSELGQLNYDEIINDEKSSRGSLNDRITEKVNELLQKDSYGISLTDVRIKRTDLPSENEASVFKRMISERESKAQEYLSKGDAKKNRIIADTDRKVKELLSTAEADAEVIRAEGEGEAAKIYNKSFSKDPEFYKLYRTLESYKKTIGDQTVIVLPSDSPYASLLMGNTK from the coding sequence ATGAGCGGAAAAATAATAGATTTCTCTGAGTTGAAAAAAGGGGATTTTCATTGGAGGGGCTATGTGAGAATCGGCATTTTCCTGATTATTTTCATCGCGTTGCTGCTAATCATCCTCACCAATGTCTATATCGTCAAAGAGGGAGAATACAAAGTCGTCCGCCAATTCGGTGAGGTGGTAAGGATCGATAAGACCCCGGGATTGAAGGCGAAGGTGCCATTCATTCAGAGTGTCATGACCTTGCCGAAGTATCAGATGACTTCTGATGTTTCCGAAGCGGAAATCAATACGAAAGATAAAAAGCGGATGCTGATCGATAACTATGCAGTTTGGAGAATAGAAGATCCGAAGAAATTGATTACAAATGCAAGGACACTTGAGAATGCCGAAACGAAAATGGAAGAGTTCATCTATTCGGCAGTTCGTTCAGAGCTGGGCCAGCTGAATTATGATGAGATCATCAATGATGAGAAATCATCCAGGGGAAGTTTAAACGACCGCATAACCGAAAAAGTCAACGAACTGCTGCAAAAGGACAGTTATGGAATCAGCTTGACGGATGTCCGGATAAAGCGGACTGACTTACCCTCCGAAAACGAAGCATCCGTCTTCAAGAGGATGATTTCCGAGCGGGAATCGAAAGCGCAAGAATACCTATCCAAAGGTGATGCGAAGAAAAACCGTATCATTGCGGATACTGATCGGAAAGTGAAAGAATTGCTCTCTACTGCAGAGGCTGATGCAGAAGTGATCAGGGCTGAAGGAGAAGGGGAAGCAGCGAAAATCTATAATAAGTCGTTTTCCAAAGATCCCGAATTCTATAAACTATACCGGACTCTTGAATCCTACAAAAAAACGATTGGAGATCAAACGGTCATCGTTCTGCCTTCGGATTCCCCTTATGCCAGCTTGTTAATGGGAAATACTAAATAA
- a CDS encoding response regulator transcription factor — protein MSKKILVVDDEQSIVTLLQYNLEQAGYSVITALDGEQGLEAAVDIRPDLVVLDLMLPKMDGLEVCKQLRQQKINIPILMLTAKDDEFDKVLGLELGADDYLTKPFSPREVVARIKAILRRSQLQANGSDSSQDQEDGLLKLGELKVFPERYEAFFDEQQLELTPKEFELLLYLAKNKGRVLTRDQLLSAVWNYDFAGDSRIVDVHISHLREKIEKDTKKPLYIKTIRGLGYKLEEPKKE, from the coding sequence ATGTCAAAGAAAATTCTCGTAGTGGATGATGAACAATCAATAGTTACCTTACTTCAGTACAATTTAGAACAAGCAGGCTATTCGGTAATCACAGCTTTGGATGGAGAACAAGGGCTGGAGGCTGCCGTGGATATACGCCCCGATTTAGTGGTATTGGATTTGATGCTGCCTAAAATGGACGGGCTTGAAGTATGTAAGCAGCTTCGCCAGCAAAAAATCAATATACCGATCTTGATGCTGACAGCTAAGGACGATGAATTTGACAAGGTGCTGGGACTTGAACTAGGGGCGGATGATTATTTGACCAAGCCATTCAGTCCTAGGGAGGTAGTGGCCCGTATTAAAGCCATTTTAAGAAGATCCCAGTTACAAGCTAACGGCAGTGATTCAAGTCAGGATCAAGAAGATGGCCTATTGAAATTAGGGGAATTGAAAGTGTTCCCGGAACGATACGAAGCATTCTTTGATGAACAGCAATTAGAATTGACTCCAAAGGAATTTGAATTACTTTTATACTTGGCGAAGAATAAAGGAAGAGTGCTGACCAGGGATCAACTGCTCAGTGCGGTATGGAATTATGATTTCGCGGGAGACTCACGAATCGTCGATGTCCATATTAGCCATCTTCGTGAAAAAATAGAAAAAGATACAAAAAAACCTTTATATATCAAAACGATAAGGGGCTTGGGGTATAAGCTTGAGGAGCCTAAAAAAGAATGA
- the mutM gene encoding DNA-formamidopyrimidine glycosylase, which yields MPELPEVETVRRTLEQLVLGKEIKEVSVFWPKIIKAPEPVEQFQDALRGQTISGIGRRGKFLIFTLDDYSLVSHLRMEGKYGVHPKEEPYDKHTHVIFTFTDGSELRYRDVRKFGTMHLFAKGEELERLPLLHLGPEPLSEDFTVEGLSSKLARTNRKIKPVLLDQTVVVGIGNIYVDESLFRSGIHPERIASSLSLQEIKTLHAEIIATLGEAVEKGGSTIRSYINSQGQIGMFQLELNVYGRKGENCKICGTPLEKLVVAGRGTHICPSCQPLK from the coding sequence ATGCCAGAACTTCCAGAAGTGGAAACAGTCAGAAGAACGTTAGAGCAGCTCGTGCTCGGAAAAGAGATCAAGGAAGTGTCAGTCTTCTGGCCAAAGATCATAAAAGCGCCTGAGCCTGTCGAACAGTTTCAGGATGCTTTAAGGGGACAGACAATTTCTGGAATAGGCCGTCGGGGCAAGTTCCTCATTTTCACCTTGGATGATTATTCGTTGGTTTCGCATTTAAGAATGGAAGGGAAATACGGCGTGCATCCAAAAGAAGAGCCGTATGATAAGCATACCCATGTGATCTTCACTTTCACGGATGGCAGTGAACTTAGGTACAGGGATGTCCGGAAATTCGGAACGATGCATCTATTTGCCAAAGGGGAAGAACTTGAGCGGCTGCCACTGTTGCATTTAGGGCCTGAACCGCTGTCTGAAGATTTTACTGTCGAGGGGCTAAGTAGCAAGTTGGCAAGAACCAACAGGAAAATCAAGCCCGTTCTCCTTGATCAAACGGTTGTCGTCGGGATTGGGAATATATATGTAGACGAGTCGTTATTCCGTTCCGGTATCCATCCGGAGAGAATCGCTTCTTCACTCTCGTTGCAGGAAATCAAAACGTTGCATGCAGAAATCATTGCGACGTTAGGTGAAGCTGTGGAAAAAGGCGGGAGTACGATTCGTTCATACATTAATTCCCAAGGGCAAATCGGCATGTTTCAGTTGGAACTGAATGTTTATGGCCGAAAAGGCGAGAATTGCAAAATATGCGGCACGCCCCTTGAAAAACTGGTTGTTGCAGGACGCGGCACACATATTTGCCCGTCATGCCAGCCGCTAAAATAG
- a CDS encoding ATP-binding protein, producing MTTYRKKLLYTLITLVMVVLMAVGFLLGHLFKSYYIKTFNDRIQNETFFISTYIQEHGGIESFLEKGKTAKLTPLLDSNLTILSTNGEILYDSTSSNEIFKGHANVLRKITLEKGLKQGEGYEVVEGESDLHYYWKTVEKDGEIEGFVVHSNEIEAINQVNKQMWQILIICLGVALIIILMLASKITSYYTRPIEEATMAAIELAKGNYGTRTFGRHSDETGMLTTSLNILARNLQETEIAREMNQDRLETLVENIGSGVLLIDSKGYTTLINREFKKSFRVNSATFLFQEYYSVIKDQEVIAIIEEIFRTEKTIKRQVKIPLAIERKHFEIYGAPIIGNHDEWKGILLIFHDITELKRLEQMRKDFVANVSHELRTPITSIKGFSETLLDGALKDEKTLKHFLSIILKESDRLQELIQELLNLSKMEQQEFVLNAGVVDITKVLGEIQEMLIGKLKEKEVSLEIKTSPEPVFIEGESDRIKQVFINLITNALTYTPNGGRVTVDIIENEQTVDIAVQDSGIGIEEKELPRIFERFYRIDKARSRDSGGTGIGLAIVKHIIEVHKGKINVESTPGTGTTFTVTLNKSLKGM from the coding sequence ATGACGACCTATCGTAAAAAGCTCTTATATACCCTCATCACATTGGTGATGGTCGTCCTGATGGCCGTGGGCTTTTTATTAGGACACTTGTTCAAAAGCTATTATATTAAAACATTCAATGACCGTATACAGAACGAAACATTTTTCATTTCTACATATATTCAGGAGCATGGCGGAATCGAGTCCTTTTTGGAAAAAGGGAAGACGGCAAAACTGACACCCCTTTTAGATTCGAATTTAACCATTCTCTCCACGAATGGGGAAATATTATACGATTCGACATCATCCAATGAAATATTTAAAGGCCATGCCAATGTCCTTCGTAAAATAACTTTGGAAAAAGGGCTTAAGCAAGGGGAAGGGTATGAAGTGGTCGAAGGCGAATCGGACCTCCATTATTATTGGAAGACGGTTGAAAAGGATGGAGAGATTGAAGGCTTTGTCGTACATAGCAATGAAATAGAGGCCATCAATCAAGTTAATAAACAAATGTGGCAAATATTGATTATTTGTTTAGGGGTTGCCTTAATCATCATTCTCATGCTTGCGAGCAAAATCACTTCATATTATACGCGTCCGATCGAGGAGGCGACGATGGCGGCCATTGAACTGGCAAAAGGGAATTATGGAACCCGGACATTCGGGCGGCATTCCGATGAAACGGGAATGCTGACAACTTCCTTGAACATATTGGCGAGGAATCTTCAGGAAACAGAGATAGCGAGGGAAATGAATCAGGATCGTTTGGAAACACTTGTTGAAAACATCGGTAGTGGTGTCTTGCTGATCGACAGTAAAGGGTATACCACATTAATCAACCGGGAATTCAAGAAAAGCTTCCGTGTGAACTCCGCTACGTTTTTGTTTCAGGAATATTATTCGGTCATTAAAGATCAGGAAGTCATAGCCATCATCGAAGAAATCTTTCGAACGGAAAAAACGATTAAACGACAGGTGAAGATACCGCTTGCCATAGAACGTAAGCATTTTGAGATTTACGGTGCTCCCATTATCGGGAATCATGATGAATGGAAGGGGATCCTCCTCATTTTCCATGATATTACCGAATTGAAAAGGCTCGAGCAGATGCGGAAGGATTTCGTGGCTAATGTGTCCCATGAATTGAGAACCCCGATCACTTCTATTAAAGGCTTTTCTGAAACATTGTTGGATGGCGCCTTAAAAGACGAAAAGACCTTAAAGCACTTTTTATCGATTATCCTGAAAGAAAGTGATCGGCTGCAAGAACTCATTCAGGAGCTTCTGAATTTATCCAAAATGGAGCAACAGGAATTCGTTTTAAACGCAGGGGTCGTGGATATTACGAAAGTGCTTGGCGAAATACAAGAAATGCTTATAGGCAAGCTGAAAGAAAAAGAAGTATCCCTTGAAATTAAAACATCACCGGAGCCAGTATTCATTGAAGGGGAATCTGACAGGATCAAACAGGTTTTCATCAATTTGATTACGAACGCATTGACCTATACACCAAATGGCGGCAGGGTCACCGTTGATATTATTGAAAATGAACAGACGGTCGATATAGCAGTGCAAGACAGCGGGATCGGCATCGAAGAAAAAGAACTGCCGAGGATCTTTGAACGGTTTTACCGGATCGATAAGGCGAGGAGCCGCGATTCAGGAGGAACGGGCATTGGACTGGCAATCGTCAAGCATATAATAGAAGTCCATAAAGGTAAAATCAATGTGGAAAGCACACCTGGAACCGGGACGACTTTTACAGTCACATTAAATAAAAGCTTAAAAGGAATGTAG
- the polA gene encoding DNA polymerase I, giving the protein MDKKLVLIDGNSIAYRAFFALPLLNNDKGVHTNSVYGFTMMLNRILEEEKPTHILVAFDAGKTTFRHASFKEYKGGRQKTPPELSEQFPFIRELLDCFQIKRYELENYEADDIIGTLSLQAEKDGFEVKVISGDKDLTQLSSPSTTVSITKKGITEIEEYTPKHIHEKYGLSPLQIIDLKGLMGDASDNIPGIPGVGEKTALKLLHQFETVENLLQSIDEVSGQKLKEKIEEHRDLALLSKELATITREAPLEVSVNETEYTGMDQDRVISFYKELGFSTLLDKLDITESAPLEQEKIEVHTAEMTEAMFADESALYVEILEDNYHRADIMGIAISNEQGNFYFNGDDALSSGAFKSWAEDETKKKTVFDAKRTVVALRHRGVEIKGIDFDVFLASYILNPAESVDEVAEITKTQGAIRLETDDVFYGKGAKRKIPEEAELREHIARKSKAILSLKEPMIEKLQEFEQFHLFTELELPLSIILANMEWQGIKVDIGRLKNMGQELAIRLRNIEARIFDLAGEAFNINSPKQLGAILFEKLELPVMKKTKTGYSTSADVLEKLESKHDIVKEILLYRQLGKLQSTYIEGLLKVVNGKTDKVHTRFNQALTQTGRLSSTDPNLQNIPIRLEEGRKIRQAFIPSEKDWIIFAADYSQIELRVLAHIANDSGLVEAFQAGMDIHTRTAMDVFHVPAEQVTSNMRRHAKAVNFGIVYGISDYGLSQSLGITRKEAGEFIEKYLRSFPGVQEYMEESIHEARQKGYSTTLMQRRRYIPEITSRNFNIRSFAERTAMNTPIQGSAADIIKLAMINMNKRLKREGLKTRMLLQVHDELIFETPPEELEILKVIVPEEMENAIELNVPLKVDYAFGPTWFDAK; this is encoded by the coding sequence TTGGATAAAAAGTTAGTACTCATAGATGGAAACAGCATTGCTTACCGTGCGTTTTTTGCGCTTCCGCTCTTGAATAATGATAAGGGGGTCCATACGAATTCCGTGTACGGATTCACCATGATGCTCAACCGCATTCTTGAAGAAGAAAAGCCAACGCACATACTTGTGGCATTCGATGCGGGTAAAACGACATTCAGACATGCATCATTTAAAGAATATAAGGGTGGGCGCCAAAAAACGCCGCCAGAATTATCGGAGCAATTCCCTTTCATTCGCGAACTGCTTGATTGTTTTCAAATAAAAAGGTATGAACTGGAGAACTACGAAGCCGATGATATTATCGGTACGCTGTCTTTACAAGCGGAAAAAGATGGTTTTGAAGTGAAGGTCATTTCCGGTGATAAGGATTTAACACAATTATCCTCCCCTAGTACGACGGTTTCCATCACGAAAAAGGGGATTACTGAAATTGAGGAATACACTCCAAAGCATATACATGAAAAATACGGTCTATCCCCTTTGCAAATCATTGATTTAAAAGGGTTGATGGGAGATGCTTCCGACAATATTCCCGGTATTCCAGGTGTTGGTGAAAAGACCGCCCTTAAATTATTGCATCAATTTGAAACGGTTGAAAACCTTCTGCAGTCGATTGATGAGGTAAGCGGACAAAAATTGAAAGAGAAAATAGAAGAACATAGAGACCTGGCCCTATTAAGCAAAGAGCTGGCTACGATAACGAGGGAAGCGCCACTTGAAGTTTCCGTAAACGAGACCGAGTACACTGGCATGGACCAGGATAGAGTCATCTCATTCTATAAGGAGCTTGGCTTTTCGACTTTGCTCGATAAATTGGATATAACGGAAAGTGCACCGCTTGAACAGGAGAAGATAGAGGTGCACACTGCCGAAATGACAGAAGCAATGTTTGCAGATGAAAGTGCCTTATATGTTGAGATATTAGAAGATAATTATCATCGTGCCGATATAATGGGGATCGCCATCAGTAATGAACAAGGTAATTTTTACTTCAATGGGGATGATGCTCTGAGTTCCGGGGCATTTAAATCCTGGGCAGAGGATGAAACAAAAAAGAAAACGGTATTCGATGCGAAGCGTACGGTTGTGGCACTGCGTCATCGAGGAGTCGAAATAAAGGGCATCGATTTTGATGTATTTTTGGCATCCTATATCCTGAATCCCGCAGAGTCAGTGGACGAAGTGGCAGAAATCACGAAAACACAAGGTGCGATCCGTCTTGAAACAGATGATGTTTTTTATGGAAAAGGTGCAAAACGCAAAATACCTGAGGAAGCGGAATTGAGGGAGCATATCGCCAGAAAATCGAAGGCGATCCTTTCTCTGAAAGAACCAATGATTGAAAAGCTGCAAGAGTTCGAGCAATTTCACCTATTTACGGAACTGGAGCTGCCACTGTCGATCATCCTGGCCAATATGGAATGGCAGGGAATCAAGGTGGATATAGGCCGATTGAAAAACATGGGACAGGAATTAGCCATTCGCTTAAGAAACATCGAAGCCCGAATTTTTGATTTGGCTGGAGAGGCGTTCAATATCAATTCACCTAAACAGCTCGGGGCCATCCTGTTTGAAAAGTTGGAGCTTCCTGTCATGAAGAAAACCAAAACAGGTTATTCGACTTCAGCCGATGTGCTGGAAAAACTGGAGAGCAAGCATGATATCGTTAAGGAGATATTGCTGTATCGCCAGCTTGGTAAGTTGCAATCAACTTATATTGAAGGGTTGCTTAAAGTGGTCAATGGCAAAACGGACAAGGTGCACACCCGGTTCAACCAAGCATTGACCCAGACCGGCCGGTTAAGTTCTACAGATCCCAATCTGCAGAATATCCCGATCAGACTGGAAGAAGGCAGGAAAATCAGGCAGGCCTTCATTCCTTCCGAAAAGGATTGGATCATTTTTGCTGCCGACTACTCCCAGATCGAGTTACGCGTCCTGGCGCATATCGCCAATGACAGCGGATTGGTGGAAGCATTCCAGGCCGGGATGGACATCCATACAAGGACAGCTATGGATGTATTCCATGTACCGGCAGAGCAAGTCACTTCGAACATGAGGCGCCATGCCAAAGCGGTCAACTTCGGAATCGTTTATGGTATAAGTGACTACGGGCTATCGCAAAGTCTTGGCATCACGAGAAAAGAAGCCGGAGAGTTCATCGAGAAGTATTTAAGAAGCTTTCCTGGTGTTCAGGAATATATGGAAGAAAGCATACATGAGGCCCGTCAAAAAGGATATAGCACGACTCTGATGCAAAGAAGGCGCTATATACCTGAGATAACAAGCAGGAATTTCAACATCAGGAGCTTTGCCGAACGGACAGCGATGAACACGCCGATTCAAGGCAGTGCCGCGGATATCATCAAGCTAGCCATGATAAACATGAATAAGCGCCTGAAACGGGAAGGTCTTAAAACGAGAATGCTTCTTCAGGTGCATGATGAATTGATTTTTGAAACTCCTCCTGAGGAACTCGAAATCCTTAAAGTGATCGTTCCGGAGGAAATGGAAAATGCCATTGAATTGAACGTGCCCCTTAAAGTGGATTATGCTTTCGGGCCAACATGGTTTGATGCCAAATAA
- the mdh gene encoding malate dehydrogenase encodes MSKRKKITVVGAGFTGATAAFLAAQKELGDIVLVDIPQAENPTKGKALDMAEAGPVLGFDANIIGTSDYAETADSDVVIITAGIARKPGMSRDDLVQTNQKVMKSVTKEVVKYSPNTTIIVLTNPVDAMTYTVYKESGFPKERVIGQSGVLDTARFRTFVAQELNLSVKDVTGFVLGGHGDDMVPLVRYSYAGGIPLETLIPKDRLEAIVARTRTGGGEIVNLLGNGSAYYAPAASLVEMAEAILKDQRRVLPSIAYLEGEYGFEGIYLGVPTVLGANGIEQIIELELTENEKAALSKSVESVKAVMQVLQ; translated from the coding sequence ATGTCTAAACGTAAAAAAATCACAGTTGTAGGTGCTGGATTCACTGGTGCTACAGCAGCATTCCTAGCCGCTCAAAAAGAACTTGGCGATATCGTTTTAGTTGATATCCCGCAAGCTGAAAACCCTACTAAAGGTAAAGCCCTTGATATGGCGGAAGCAGGACCTGTCCTAGGTTTCGATGCTAACATCATCGGTACATCCGACTATGCAGAAACAGCTGATTCCGACGTAGTGATCATCACTGCCGGAATTGCCCGTAAACCCGGCATGAGCCGTGACGACTTAGTTCAAACTAACCAAAAAGTTATGAAATCAGTAACTAAAGAAGTCGTTAAATATTCCCCTAACACAACCATCATCGTTTTGACTAACCCTGTAGATGCAATGACTTACACTGTTTACAAAGAATCAGGTTTCCCTAAAGAACGCGTTATCGGACAATCAGGTGTCCTTGATACAGCTCGTTTCCGTACTTTCGTAGCTCAAGAATTAAACTTATCGGTTAAAGATGTAACTGGTTTCGTGCTTGGCGGACACGGAGATGATATGGTTCCATTGGTACGCTACTCTTATGCAGGCGGAATTCCTTTGGAAACATTGATCCCTAAAGATCGTTTAGAAGCAATCGTGGCTCGTACCCGCACTGGCGGCGGAGAAATCGTCAACCTTCTTGGAAACGGAAGCGCCTATTATGCACCAGCTGCATCTCTAGTGGAAATGGCTGAAGCGATCCTTAAAGACCAACGTCGCGTTCTTCCGTCCATCGCTTATCTTGAAGGTGAATACGGATTTGAAGGTATCTACCTCGGAGTGCCGACTGTTCTGGGTGCAAACGGTATTGAACAAATCATCGAACTTGAATTGACTGAAAACGAAAAAGCGGCACTTTCAAAATCAGTTGAATCAGTTAAAGCAGTAATGCAAGTCCTTCAATAA